The following nucleotide sequence is from Nesterenkonia xinjiangensis.
GGACCAAGAGCTCGTCCACGGCCTCCTTATCCCCGTGGACCACGTTGAGGATGCCGTCGGGCAGCCCGGCGTCGCGGAAGGCCTGCGCGATCAGCAGCGAGGCCGAGGGGTCGCGCTCGGAGGGCTTGAGGATCACCGCGTTGCCGGCGGCGATGGCGGTGGTGACCATCCAGAGCGGGACCATCACCGGGAAGTTGAAGGGAGTGATGCAGGCGACGACCCCCAGCGGCTGGCGCACCTGGTGGACGTCCACGCCGGTGGAGACCTGCTCCGCGTACTCGCCCTTGAGGTGATGCATCAGCCCGGTGCAGAAGTCCACGTTCTCGAGTCCGCGGGTGATCTCGCCGTCGGCGTCGGAGAGCACCTTGCCGTGCTCGGCGGTGATCGTGGCCGCCAGCTCGGCGCGCCGCTCGTCGAGGATCTGCCGGGCGCGGAACATGATCTGGGTCCGTCGGGCCAGACCGGTCCGCCGCCAGGCCTTCTGCGCCTCGGTGGCGACGACGACGGCGGCGCGGACCTGCTCGGCGTCGGCCAGTGCGAGGCGCCCCGTCTCCCGCCCGGTGGCCGGGTTGCGGACCGGGGAGTGACGCTCGGCTGCGGTGATGATCTCGCCGCCGATGTGATGCCCGATGACGGGCAGCTCGTCGTCGACGCCGCGGGCGGCTCCGGTGGGGGAGCCTGCGGGGGTGGAAGATGTCATGGCGATCAGACCTTTCCGGTCTTGGCCGTGGGTGCGGCCTGGGCTGTGCGGGGTGATGTGCGGGATCGTGCGCTGGGTGATGTGCTGGACGGCGTCGCGGAGGTGCCGGTGCCGTCCCAGCCGGGGGCGCCGCCGTCGGGGGAGGAGTACTTCACGATCAGCGAGCAGTCCTTGTCCGCGAAGCCTTCGTCGATGAGTTGCTCGAACCTCTGCCGGGCCAGCTGGGCGGCCTGCAGCTTCACTCCGGTCCTCTCCCCGGCGTCGAGGGCCAGGCTGACGTCCTTGAGCGCCAGATCGGCGCGGAAGGTGGCGTCATAGTTCCGGTTGGCGGCCGAGGACTCCACGATCCCGGGCATCGGGTACCAGGTCTGCTGCGCCCAGGAGCGCCCGGAGGAGACCGAGGCGATCTCCCAGAAGACCTTCGGGTCCAGGCCGAGCTGCTCGGCCAGCTGGGACCCTTCCGAGGCGGCCATCAGATCGATGAACAGCATCATGTTGTTGCAGATCTTCGCGGCGATGCCGGCGGTGGCCGCCCCGGCGGCGATGATCGTGCCGGCCATCGGCTGGATGCGGCCGGTGGCCTCCCGCACGGCCTCGTCCTCGCCGCCGACCATGAAGGCCAGGGTCGCGGCGGTCGCTCCGGAGATGCCGCCGGAGACCGGGGCGTCCACGAAGCGGAATCCGTGCTGCGCGGAGAGGTCATGGCAGTGCTGGGAGGTCTCGACGTCCACGGTGGAGGAGTCCACCAGCAGCGTGCGGGTCTCAGCAGTGGCCCAGATGCCGTCCTCCGCGCCGAAGACCGCGCGGACGTGCTCGCCGCGGGGGAGCATGGTGAACACGACGTCGGCGCCGGCGACGACCTCGGCGATGCTGCCCACGGTCTCCACGCCGTGCGCGGCGGCCTCGGAGACCGCCTCGGGGTCCAGGTCGAAGCCCCGGACCGTGTGGCCGGCGGCCACCAGGTTCGTCGTCATCGGCCCGCCCATGTTTCCCAGTCCGATCCATCCGTATACGGCCATGTGTTCCTCCTCGAGTGGCGGGCACCCCGCAGGGTGGGCATGTGTCGTGGATCACACTAAGAGCGTGGAGTCTCGACTACAATGCACGAGGGGGCGGCAAGATTGCACGACCGATGTGCGTTGGTGCACACTCGGGCCATGCGTGACCAGCAGGCCGCGGAGCCGCCGCACCAGCACCTCGAGCCCCTGATGACCTTCCTGCATGTGGCCCGGCTGGGCCGCTACACCGCCGCCGCCGACGTGCTGCGGGTCAACCACTCCACGGTCTCCCGGCGCATCGCCGCGCTGGAGCGCTCGCTGGGCGGCCGTGTGCTGGCGCGCACCCCCTCCGGCTGGGAGGTCACTGCCCTGGGGCAGCGGGTCCTGGCCGCGGCTGAGCGGGTGGAGGACGCCCTGGCCTCGCTGTCCGGCGACGGGGAGCAGGCCGGTCGGATCTCCGGAGTGGTCCGCCTCGGCTCCCCGGATGCCTTCGCCGTCCACGTGGCGACCCCGGCGCTGGCGGCGCTGCAGCGGGCCAGCCCGAACCTCGCCGTCGAGCTCATCAGCGCCACCCAACGGGCCCGGCAGACCCGCTCGGGACTGGACCTGGAGATCGTGGTCGGTCGGCCGCAGGTCCACCGGGCCCAGGCGGAGCTGGTGATGGACTACGCCCTGGGGCTCTATGCCACCGAGGACTACCTGCAGCGGCACGGCCGGCCGCGCAGCATCGCGGAGCTGGCCGGACATCGGCTCAACTACTATGTCGAGGCCGTGCTGACCATCGACGACCTCGACCGGGCCACCGAGGCGCTGCCGGCCATGCGCCGAGGCATCGCCTCCACCAATGTGCTCTCCCACGTCACCGCCACCACTGCGGGGGCCGGCGTCGGGCTGCTGCCGAACTATGTGGCCGACCATGAGCCTCGGCTGCGCAGGCTGCTCGCTGAGGAGTACGCCCACGACCTGTCGTACTGGGCGGTCGGTCGCCAGGAGGCGCTGCGCAACCCTGCGGTGCAGGCCGTCTATGCCGCGCTGCGCCAACGCGGTCAGCGCATGGAGGACGAGCTGAGCCGCTGACCCCGCCGAATGACAACGTGTAAGGCGCAGGGGTGGTTCACCTGACAGTCTGCTCCCCCTCGGTTCCGGCCGGGCGGGGGGAGCATGGTGGCACGGCTCTCAGAGCTGCTCCCGGTGCGCCGTCGGCACCGCTCGCGCTCGGGCGCCGTCCGGGGAAACCCTCACGTCATGAGTCCTCAACAAGGAGGTCATGGGCATCGCGTAGACCTGAAGCGGTGATGACCGTCAGACCTATCGAAGGAGGCCCGAGCAGATGATCAAGAAGCCCACTCGGCTGGCTGTGGTCCTGTGGACCTGCATCCTGGCCGGTTTCGCCCTCATGGAGTTCCCGGGGGTGCTCTTCTTCCATGACATGGTGGAGCCCCGCATCCTCGGCATGCCTTTCATCTATGGCTTCAACGTCGTCATCTGGGCGTTCATGTGTGTGGTCCTGTTCATCGGGTACCGAACCCACTGGGGTCGTCGTGCCGCGTCGGAGGGCGATGAATCG
It contains:
- the mmsB gene encoding 3-hydroxyisobutyrate dehydrogenase — its product is MAVYGWIGLGNMGGPMTTNLVAAGHTVRGFDLDPEAVSEAAAHGVETVGSIAEVVAGADVVFTMLPRGEHVRAVFGAEDGIWATAETRTLLVDSSTVDVETSQHCHDLSAQHGFRFVDAPVSGGISGATAATLAFMVGGEDEAVREATGRIQPMAGTIIAAGAATAGIAAKICNNMMLFIDLMAASEGSQLAEQLGLDPKVFWEIASVSSGRSWAQQTWYPMPGIVESSAANRNYDATFRADLALKDVSLALDAGERTGVKLQAAQLARQRFEQLIDEGFADKDCSLIVKYSSPDGGAPGWDGTGTSATPSSTSPSARSRTSPRTAQAAPTAKTGKV
- a CDS encoding LysR family transcriptional regulator, which produces MRDQQAAEPPHQHLEPLMTFLHVARLGRYTAAADVLRVNHSTVSRRIAALERSLGGRVLARTPSGWEVTALGQRVLAAAERVEDALASLSGDGEQAGRISGVVRLGSPDAFAVHVATPALAALQRASPNLAVELISATQRARQTRSGLDLEIVVGRPQVHRAQAELVMDYALGLYATEDYLQRHGRPRSIAELAGHRLNYYVEAVLTIDDLDRATEALPAMRRGIASTNVLSHVTATTAGAGVGLLPNYVADHEPRLRRLLAEEYAHDLSYWAVGRQEALRNPAVQAVYAALRQRGQRMEDELSR